CCCAGACCTCAGTTACATCACCACTCTCATAGTAGATGAGGCCCACCGTCGCTGCTTCCACCAAAGTACCCAAACTACCTTGGCTTTGTTATCAGCGGAGTACATGGTCAGGAGGAAGACAGTTTTGCGGACAGTTAACTCTTGTGGACGATGTCTAAGGTACCGAGGACTGCCATACCGCTCTGCGGAAGGATCACTACCAGAATTCAGAACGGCACCTGCTCGAGCACAAGGTCGTTCTTGACTACTTTGGACAGATTTACGTGGATCCTGGAGAAACTAAAGTGTGGGGATTGCTTATAACCTGTGCGGCTACGCGCGCCGTTCATCTAGAACTCGTAAGGAGACAGAGTGTAGATGATCTGCAACTGGCACTGAGACGTTTTTTTGTACTCCGGGGTACTCCATCCCTTATCTACAGCGACAATGCTAAGTCGTTTAAGAAGCTGTCCGGCTTACTTCCTCGCACTACACGCTGGCGCTACATCTCTGAAGCCTCGCCATGGTGGGGAGGATTCTGGGAACGcttaaggggctatcacactggcctatgatacgcggaacgtgGGCCATGGTTCTcggtacgaaaccaggaacactatcacacacgagctgcccgtgttcttgttatgctaggcaaacggcccactaaccaagacaaagcctaatcaaaataaaccagaacaaaaccatgtcacttatacctcagcctgtgctttgtccaggaactgcatttgcacttcctcttgttaaagaaaagtaagtaaaaaaaaaaaaaaaacagagaaaagctgagacgtgcgtgatggcaactttagagtcagaggtggttgccatgagcccaacctatcgacatgatatatatatatatatatatatatatatatatatatatatatatatatatatatatatatatatatatatatatatatatatatatatatatatatatatatatatatatatatatatatatatatatatatatatatatatatatatatatatatatatatatatatatatatatatatatatatatatatatatatatatatatatatatatatatatatatatatatatatatatatatatatatatatatatatatatatatatatatatatatatatatatatatatatatatatatatatatatatatatatatatatatatatatatatatatatatatatatatatactacctttctaaattgatgaaatattatttaatattccaatatgaaaaattttgtcactttttttttgttcaaatgaaaggtttttattacatatatcatgtttacttttccattgggatagcatacggggaaccgggatggatatgaagccatcccaacttggttgcgctaatcccgggcaagttccagctatctagagcggatgttcctggttccgcgtatcataggccagtgtgatagggcctttaGTAGCCTGCGTGAAGAAGTCTCTCAAGATAACCCTGCACCAATGTCACCTCTCCTATGATGAGCTTGTTGCCACCTTCTGCGAGCTAGCATTCCACTTGAACCTTCGCCCCCTAACAAGTGATAACGGGGAAGATGCTGTAACTCCTGCCCACTTCCTCTTCGGCGTAACATCTCTACAAGGAGTGATCTCACCAGCTGTTGAACCTACAACCACATTGGACCGTGCGTGGCGTAATAGGAGACGAATATCTGACCATCTTAACCGAAGATGGACAAGAGAGTACCTACAAGCATTGAGGACATGGAACACTACCCCTCGAGGACTCTTAATATTGGAGAGTGTTaaggcccgcccgtaacatactccactaccatcccctcctccgcttgcttaggattattgttaggtattaagttgggttctttattgttgtatttatatctgtgttatatgtatatgtgtatgtcagtttcatatgtttcatattatatctatgtgtgtcagtatcattatgggttattaaaatagcttttctAAAGtgtcccctttgcatttcctcaccagttgaacctgcagtgttttttttatattttttttttttattgttattgttcaccggcggTTAGTGTTTAACAATCGTTGGGAGACGTGGAAGAAAGGGTAGGTGATCTCGCACCTCCAGCACGGCAGTCTGGGGCACTCGACAGTGGGCGGCGAccgccaccacacacccacaccagggTTAAGGGTGCCACTACACCAAGCTACCTTGCTTGCCACCGCACCGTCCCTGCCCCTTCCTCTACACTGTCACCAGCGATTGTAAGAGTCTCTTATATTTGTGTTTAATAATTTGCGTTGTATTGTGTTACCCATTCCTCGTTTGTGTTGGGACGTTATTGTTAAAacgtgtgtatttgtgttacAGTTGTGAATATATAGCTCctttgttcaccaccaccatcctggaGTTTATATATCACCTACCCTCACTGGAGACAACACTACACTAGGGTCGCGAGGGTGTTTTTGAGGGTCGCCAGAGGGTCTTACAAAAATGTTAATAATTCACATATGgtgacatttttattttgattaatgTAACGGATTTACTTTACTAAGTTTACTTTAGTTAGTAAGACTCAGTAAGTAAAGATTCTACTAATCACATAGTAACAAAACGAGGAGCAGTCATAAAACGCCTATACTCGTGAAATTTCGCCCGTAGTGCGAGTGAGTAGCTTTCATGTACAATATGTGTATTGGCCGCCGAACAGTCTGCGTCCGCCTGAGCGAGCAGTCAGTCTCAGTCACGTGTGACGCTGCAGCAGTGAAAGAACGGTAGGTACTTCTCTAGAAAAAGTAAGCATTGCATGCatcgtacttttttttttaataactcGTAAATGCCTTCCTTCCATCGCCCTCTTTGCTTATATCTGTATGTGTGAAATTACTGTTGTTGAATATAGCTATTGTTGATTTGATTATGCTGTGCATCGCCTGCCTAATGGGCCTGTCACACCTTAACGTTTTAGAGAACGTATGGCTAGCGTATGGAAAACGGTGGCACACGCTCAGCATACGCTTGAATAAGTTATGGGTACGCTGCTCCATCGTTAGGGTACGTTGAAGTACGGTGGCGTACGGTGCCGTACGTCGTCGTACGCAGGGACAGCGAGAAGTTTTTGAGCATGCACAAAATTCTCGACGTATGCCAGCGTGTGGCCAGTACGTTATGCATACGCTGGGGATAAGTTAAAGGCACGTTAGGCGATCGTTATCATTCGTTCTCTGATCGTTCCTCACGCGTTGTATTCATTAGTATAATGGACAGCGTGCCCAGAACGCATTGTTGTCTGTTTTTCCCATAATTTTAGCCTGATCTTCCCATAATTTGGTTTTCTTGTCAACACGTCTGTAGTCAGTCTTCTTTACATTCCacagtatgtcattttctctcacAAAGTCACACATTATCTGTTCTTCTTCAGGATCCAAACAAAACTGAGTCTTCTTGGCTCTCTTTTTCATATCATGTGGTTGTAGAGTAGAGGTCGATGCAGCAGAGGATGCGGTGGAGCCTGCAGGGGAGGCATCTCTTCGCGGTGGCGAAGATGAGTCACGCCCATCTCTATCACCCAAGACGTCCGAGACTAGAGGTGAAGGTGACAGTGTGGGTGTCTTGCGACCACGGCCGCGGCCCCGTGCTGGTTTCTTGGTCGGTGACCTCTTGCCCATGGCTGGTATAGTTGTGACACGATAGTCCTTGCAGCAACCTTTTATGCAGTTGACATGCGTCACGTGATCGAGGACGTACGATACTCGATTGTTACGCGTATGCTACTCGATCGTTACCTGTTAGTTCGTTCCTCACACGTTCCTCACGCGCTGAGTACGTTCCCCGATCGTTGTCTTATACGCTCTGCATACGTCGACAACGCGCCGAAAAACGAAGAGTTCAGCGTACGCCACCGTTTAACATGTTTACCATACGCTAGCCATACGTTCTCTAAAACGTTAAGGTGTGACAGGCCCTTAAAAGGGATTTTTCAATTATGTAAGacgaaaaacagagaagaaatagCCTGACGGTGCCTCACTGGTAGTCCAGCAAgacgtgtgtttcactgtttgatctgctgcagtctctgacgagacagccagacgttaccctacggaatgatctcagagttcattatttccgatcttcggataggcctgagaccaggcacacaccacacaccgggacaacaaggtcacagctcctcgctttacatcccgtacctactcactgctaggtgaacacgggctacacgtgaaaggagacacacccaaatatctccaccctggtcctctggcttgtgtagccagcgctctaaccactgagctaccgtgtgtgtgtgtgtgtgtgtaattcactgtttgatatgctgtagtctctaacgagacagccagacgttaccctacggaacgagctcagagctcattatttccgatcttcggataggcctgagaccaggcacacaccacacaccgggacaacaaNNNNNNNNNNNNNNNNNNNNNNNNNNNNNNNNNNNNNNNNNNNNNNNNNNNNNNNNNNNNNNNNNNNNNNNNNNNNNNNNNNNNNNNNNNNNNNNNNNNNNNNNNNNNNNNNNNNNNNNNNNNNNNNNNNNNNNNNNNNNNNNNNNNNNNNNNNNNNNNNNNNNNNNNNNNNNNNNNNNNNNNNNNNNNNNNNNNNNNNNNNNNNNNNNNNNNNNNNNNNNNNNNNNNNNNNNNNNNNNNNNNNNNNNNNNNNNNNNNNNNNNNNNNNNNNNNNNNNNNNNNNNNNNNNNNNNNNNNNNNNNNNNNNNNNNNNNNNNNNNNNNNNNNNNNNNNNNNNNNNNNNNNNNNNNNNNNNNNNNNNNNNNNNNNNNNNNNNNNNNNNNNNNNNNNNNNNNNNNNNNNNNNNNNNNNNNNNNNNNNNNNNNNNNNNNNNNNNNNNNNNNNNNNNNNNNNNNNNNNNNNNNNNNNNNNNNNNNNNNNNNNNNNNNNNNNNNNNNNNNCCTTCATAAACCTCCTTACGAGGTAGTGCTGGCCCGCAGGGTTGCCATCAATAGTAGCGACTGCTGAAATAGCAGAACGTAGGGTATTCATTGAACTGTATCCCCGACCCTTTGCCTTCTTAAACTCCAGAAACAAAAAGTCTAATAAAATTGCTATAGATGGCTGAACAGGATCAACTTTTCTCCTGACACAAAATGACATCCATCTTGGGACATGAGACCCATACTGTAGTTTTGTGCCGTCTCTCCATGATTGAAGCAAAAACTCGGCAACTTCTGGTGAAATGCCTCGACTCTCGAATGATCTCCCGAGAGCATCATAGCCGTAAGAATTAACCTTCGACCCTGCGGATGTACAAGAAATTGGTCTTGCGGAAGAACTAAGGAGGCGCATGGAAGAAGGACTGGGGGCGCAGCTAGTAGGCGAAGGGCCACCGGAAACCACACCTGGGTAGGCCAAAGCGGGAGAATAGTGATGGACGTTGCCCCTTCTTCTTGGAGTTTTTTCAACATCCTGCCAATGACAATGAAAGGCGGAAAGGCATAAGACTTCATATTTGACCAGGCAATAGTGAAGGCGTCCGTATATAAAGCATAAGGATCTGGCTTCCATGATACATAAGTAGGCAACTGGGCATTAATCCTAGATGCAAAGAGGTCAATATTTGGAGTATAGAACCGTTTACATAACCTTCTGAAAATACAAAATGTAAGCATCCATTCAGTGTCCAAGTTCCTGACCCTAGATTGAAAATCTGCCTCAGCATTGTCAACCCCCCTTTACAAATTCTGCGGACAGAGTGATTCCTCTCCGCCAAGCCCAATAAGAAATCTGTTCTCTTAAAGTATTAAGGGAAAGCTTTGTGCTGCCACATCGATTTATATAAGCAATCGCAGTGGTGTTATTTGACCGAAGGCGGATGTGAGTCTGCGTGCACTGCTGGCAGAGAGATTGTATGCCCAAAAGTATGGCCTTTAACTCCAGACAATTTATATGGCCTAGCTCCTCATGAGCCCAATGTCCACCTGTCGTAACGTCACCAACTTTCGCTCCCCAACCTGTAAGACATGCATCAGAGTGAATTTCCATTTCAGGCGGGCAGGAGACCAGGGATTTGGTTTGAGCATCAATATTATCGACACTCATAGCCTTGACAATGGCCGGTTTAGTTTCAGGGACCTTCATGTTAGGCACATTGCTGGGCACTTTAATCTTACTAGCAGTTGCTTTGACACTATCAGCCACGGGTCGGCGCCTTAGGCTATCATTAACGATTGTGGCAAGACAATCAGAAATCGGAGCACCTTTGGCCTCTTCACCTATAAAGCTGTCAGACAGTTCACTCAAGAGCCTTGAGAAAATCTgcgtcatcaccatcagcagcaacagctgGCTGATCAACAGACTGAGTGTGGAGGACAGCCTCCAAAACCATCCAGAGGGTCTGGgtcatttatttcctcctcacGTATTTCCTCGGTATCACTACCAGAGGAAGACATGTCATGATACCTACTAAAATCACCTTGGCGCGAGGAAGAAGCATAAGGTGCATTGCGTTGGTCCAATTTTCCCACCAAACCATGTAAAAGATTAGTAAGAAGATCCAGCTTGTGGTCCGGAACAGACACGTTCACAGTCGAACGATGTGGACTGCCGTCAGGTTGTTGACTGCTACCTGGCTGAGGAGAAGGGCATTGACGCTTGCCGGGCAAACCATCAGAACCATCATAACTCCTCTTAGAAACGTCTTTTGAAAAGTCATCATCACGCCTACTGGGCCGTAAACTGTCCCGAGggactgaagagaaggaagaatcatGCCTAGACATGACTTGGCTGTTGCCTTGGTCTGCCATGGCTGAACACGATCCTGTAAAGTAACTACCCAGTTATAAACAGGCAGACCACGGCACGGCCCTAATCAGTACACAAAAGTAAAGGTCCTAGGACCTCACATAAAAAACAGGTCCGAGGACCGATGTAAAACCTAATACACAAACAGCcaaaagtaataaaaccttGCTCACCGAGTAAACCAGCTGGAGCAACCTGCACACGAGTCAACAAGTAGTAAACACCACTGAACGGTCCTGGGTCTGTAAGCAAAACACCCAAACTAGGAAAAGCGTAAAAACACAATCCTAGAACACTGTCGTCACTCTCAAAAAAGgacaaggaaacagaaaaggtgaaaaaactCACCACGGACGACGTGAAGGAACTGGAACGGAGGTGTAGACTGAGCGAAAGCGAGCTGTAGACTGATGTGAGTCATGAGCTGCAGTCATCTCATTGGCTACCTCTGACGCAGTTAAActataggcgttttcagtagcgtcaccgcaagaccaaacatgtttgacttcacgctgaacaggacagtgctgaggacaccgtcggtagtgccagacgaccgtgtcactgtgatctcaatccctgggaGAAGTTATCGTACACATCAGTCGCCTGAGCCAGCACTGTGGTCAAGACGTAAACACAGCATCatagtggaagagtttggagatttattccttgatggggagtattataggtcaccagtgtttcatcatttgtatatgctgagggccgagcagcgcaatactcatcaaaaacaacaggtcttcagtcctggaagtggtttgatctacgcgggcttgttttgaaggtgtatCATTGTAGATGTATGGCTGCGGTTTTCTGACGCCTATATAATTGAATTACGTCAACAATTAGCAGCTAAtctatttttaccatcattcattactttatgatataaggatttgcaaaaatattataattttttcacctaataatagaaaagtaactccattattgtatcgaagtcacgactagaagtatggacaacacccacaacaaggacggatagatgcgacatgtcaccagctaccaccagctccttaatttatttcacgccgtattttttatattggttctctccagtatgccgcacaatatgtaaacgtaaatctacatctacagtacccacttctatggcctaacatacgtctaactattcagttttattcgaaatgtaacttcttgatctcattccatgaggttgatggggttgctccacgctgattggctaaaaAGCGTTTGCCAAACGAGAGCAAACGCTTTGGAAAGGCGTTTGCTCTTGTTTGCGAAAACTTGCCTCCGTTTGATTCCGTTTGCCCCCAGCCGcgccgctactgaaaacgccttatcGTTAAGTGAAATCTATATTCCGCTGCCCCATGTGTTTCTAATTACTTTCATCCATTCATCTTCCAccttatctatttctctttattatccCTTCTTTCTACCACTTCTtcctacaatctctctctctctctctctctctctctctctctctctctctctctctttcttctcttcttcttcttcttcttcttcttcttcttcttcttcttcttcttcttcttcttcttcttcttcttcttcttcttcttcttcttcttcttcttcttcttcttcttcttcttcttcttcttctttctttctttctttctttctttctttttctttctacttcttctccttttcttccctccctcttcatccttttttttatccccattcttccttttctactttaaaacccaatttcttcttcttcttccttcaggaGTGTGCAGTCACCGGCAGGAACTACACCTATGGTCAGGTGGTGGACGCCGTGGCCAGGTGGGGCGGGTATCTTGCAATGCTTGGGATGCAAAAGGGCGACAGAATGGCAATAATGATGCTCAACTATCCAGAGTATATCCTGGTCATGCTGGGGGCCATATCTGTCGGTATCCCCGTCACTGTTATTAATTCCTCGTACACTGCAGGCATGTAGATACTTATTAaattacttttttctcctctctctctctctctctctctctctctctctctctctctctctctctcaccac
The sequence above is drawn from the Portunus trituberculatus isolate SZX2019 chromosome 41, ASM1759143v1, whole genome shotgun sequence genome and encodes:
- the LOC123516509 gene encoding uncharacterized protein LOC123516509 isoform X1 is translated as MGKRSPTKKPARGRGRGRKTPTLSPSPLVSDVLGDRDGRDSSSPPRRDASPAGSTASSAASTSTLQPHDMKKRAKKTQFCLDPEEEQIMCDFVNTTREERSENE
- the LOC123516509 gene encoding uncharacterized protein LOC123516509 isoform X2; amino-acid sequence: MGKRSPTKKPARGRGRGRKTPTLSPSPLVSDVLGDRDGRDSSSPPRRDASPAGSTASSAASTSTLQPHDMKKRAKKTQFCLDPEEEQIMCDFVNTTREERSENE